In the genome of Betaproteobacteria bacterium, one region contains:
- a CDS encoding cbb3-type cytochrome c oxidase subunit 3 — translation MDMNDIRSVLTVILFVVFLGIVFWAFSGRRKRAFDEAARLPFDEDESMAAGKSRNTSKEHGA, via the coding sequence ATGGACATGAACGACATCCGGTCGGTCCTGACGGTAATCCTGTTCGTCGTGTTCCTCGGCATCGTCTTCTGGGCTTTCAGCGGCAGGCGCAAGCGTGCCTTCGACGAGGCCGCACGGCTGCCCTTCGACGAAGACGAATCGATGGCGGCCGGCAAATCCCGGAATACCTCAAAAGAACATGGAGCGTAG
- a CDS encoding FixH family protein, which translates to MRQSVAARAWYREPWPWLLAAGPFTVVVAGAITVWLAIRSDDGLVADDYYKQGLAINQVIHREQAAALLGLRANVLWNFDNQRVRVYLRSEASDPLPDVLALRVLHPTRAGADQSVTLRRTGAGIYDGALSPLRDGRWLLSLEDAPQTWRLMGEMFVPRDAEAILMPQSL; encoded by the coding sequence ATGAGACAGTCGGTCGCAGCCCGCGCCTGGTACCGGGAGCCGTGGCCCTGGCTCCTCGCCGCCGGGCCGTTCACCGTCGTCGTGGCCGGCGCCATCACCGTCTGGCTTGCCATCAGGAGCGACGATGGACTGGTAGCGGATGACTATTACAAGCAGGGGCTCGCGATCAATCAGGTCATCCACCGCGAGCAGGCGGCCGCGCTGCTCGGCCTGCGTGCCAACGTGCTGTGGAATTTCGACAATCAGCGTGTCAGAGTCTATCTCCGGAGCGAAGCATCGGACCCGTTGCCGGACGTCCTTGCGCTGCGCGTGCTGCACCCGACCCGAGCCGGGGCCGACCAGTCGGTGACGCTGCGCAGAACCGGCGCTGGGATCTACGATGGTGCGCTCTCACCGTTGCGCGACGGTCGCTGGCTGCTGAGCCTGGAAGATGCCCCGCAGACATGGCGTCTGATGGGCGAGATGTTCGTACCACGGGATGCAGAAGCGATCTTGATGCCGCAGTCCCTGTAA
- the ccoO gene encoding cytochrome-c oxidase, cbb3-type subunit II, giving the protein MSGLNWHEKIERNTGLMIVLTVLTVAVGGLVEIVPLFFQKSQIEPVAGLKPYTPLQLEGRDIYIREGCSTCHSQMIRPFRAETERYGHFSVAGESVYDRPFLWGSKRTGPDLARVGGRYSDEWHRVHLNQPRDVVPESNMPAYPWLQHAVLDGRETPLKLKALRTLGVPYSDEDIAGATAAVAGKSEVEAVVAYLQVLGTSLKSAR; this is encoded by the coding sequence ATGTCTGGACTCAACTGGCACGAAAAGATCGAGCGCAACACGGGCCTCATGATCGTGCTGACCGTCCTCACGGTAGCCGTCGGCGGTCTGGTCGAGATCGTGCCCCTCTTCTTCCAGAAGTCGCAGATCGAGCCGGTGGCGGGCCTGAAGCCGTACACCCCGCTGCAGCTCGAGGGGCGCGACATCTACATCCGGGAGGGATGCTCGACGTGCCATTCGCAGATGATCCGCCCGTTCCGGGCGGAGACCGAGCGCTACGGCCACTTCTCCGTGGCGGGTGAGTCGGTGTACGACCGTCCGTTCCTGTGGGGCAGCAAGCGCACCGGTCCGGATCTCGCGCGCGTCGGTGGGCGCTACTCGGACGAGTGGCACCGCGTTCACCTGAATCAGCCGCGCGATGTCGTGCCCGAATCCAACATGCCGGCCTATCCCTGGCTGCAGCACGCGGTGCTCGACGGCAGGGAGACGCCGCTCAAGCTGAAAGCGCTGCGCACGCTCGGTGTGCCGTACAGCGACGAGGACATCGCCGGTGCCACTGCTGCGGTTGCCGGCAAGAGCGAAGTGGAGGCGGTGGTCGCCTATTTGCAGGTGCTCGGCACTTCGCTCAAGTCCGCGAGGTAG
- a CDS encoding DUF3149 domain-containing protein — MAWNELFGSAVGLASLFTIVGVIAIGYGFYRFISKRIEEEGK, encoded by the coding sequence ATGGCCTGGAACGAGCTGTTCGGTAGTGCCGTTGGCTTGGCAAGCCTGTTCACCATCGTGGGCGTGATCGCCATCGGCTACGGCTTTTATCGTTTCATCAGCAAACGGATCGAAGAAGAGGGCAAGTGA
- the ccoG gene encoding cytochrome c oxidase accessory protein CcoG, with protein sequence MGGRAGPPGGGAGVSSPLPKVPSPGVEPNSVELDLFEVRKTIYPRAVHGLFAKWRWGLVIFTQVIFYGLPWLTWNGRQAVLFDLGARRFYIFELVLWPQDFIFLAGLLIISALALFLFTAVAGRLWCGYACPQTVYTELFMWIEQHVEGDHMKRMKLDREPWSARKLGIKSTKHGIWIAVSLWTGLTFVGYFTPIRSLLSQFVSFNLGPWEWFWVLFYGFATYGNAGWMREQVCKYMCPYARFQGVMFDPDTLIITYDPARGEPRGSRPKNVDYRAKGLGDCIDCQICVQVCPTGIDIRKGLQYECIACGACIDGCDQVMDKMGYPPGLIRYSTENAMQGKHAEEATPLRRATSHLLRPRVLIYSAILAAVVAAMAVALAMRVPVKLNVLKDRANLVRETSDGWIENVYRLQIMNTAESGHQFAMSVQGLPGVRLVADPPVVTVAGAASLIVPVSVQVDPAAVAAGSHRIDFEVRAVDNERLSASSNSSFYVRAP encoded by the coding sequence TTGGGCGGCCGCGCCGGGCCGCCCGGGGGCGGTGCGGGAGTGAGCAGCCCGCTGCCCAAGGTACCGAGTCCGGGAGTCGAACCGAACTCGGTCGAGCTCGACCTTTTCGAAGTCCGCAAGACCATCTATCCGCGTGCCGTGCACGGACTCTTCGCCAAGTGGCGCTGGGGTCTGGTCATCTTCACGCAGGTGATCTTCTACGGCCTGCCGTGGCTCACGTGGAACGGTCGCCAAGCCGTGCTCTTCGACCTGGGCGCGCGGCGCTTCTATATCTTCGAGCTGGTGCTATGGCCGCAGGACTTCATCTTCCTTGCCGGCCTGCTCATCATTTCGGCGCTGGCGCTGTTCCTGTTCACCGCGGTGGCAGGGCGCCTGTGGTGTGGCTATGCGTGCCCGCAAACCGTGTATACCGAGCTTTTCATGTGGATCGAGCAGCACGTCGAGGGCGATCACATGAAGCGCATGAAGCTCGACCGCGAGCCCTGGAGCGCGCGCAAGCTCGGCATCAAGAGCACCAAGCACGGGATCTGGATTGCCGTCTCCCTGTGGACGGGCCTCACCTTCGTCGGCTATTTCACCCCGATCCGCAGTCTGCTCAGTCAGTTCGTGAGCTTCAACCTGGGGCCGTGGGAATGGTTCTGGGTGCTCTTCTACGGTTTTGCCACCTATGGCAATGCGGGCTGGATGCGCGAGCAGGTGTGCAAGTACATGTGCCCTTACGCCCGCTTCCAGGGCGTGATGTTCGACCCCGATACGCTGATCATCACCTACGATCCGGCCCGCGGCGAGCCGCGGGGATCGCGTCCCAAGAACGTCGATTATCGCGCCAAGGGGCTCGGCGACTGCATCGACTGCCAGATCTGCGTGCAGGTCTGTCCGACCGGCATCGACATCCGCAAGGGGCTGCAATACGAGTGCATCGCGTGCGGGGCGTGCATCGACGGTTGCGATCAGGTCATGGACAAGATGGGGTACCCGCCCGGCCTGATCCGTTACTCCACCGAGAACGCGATGCAGGGAAAGCACGCCGAGGAGGCCACCCCCCTGCGCCGGGCCACCTCACACCTGCTGCGGCCAAGGGTGCTCATCTACTCGGCGATCCTCGCGGCGGTGGTCGCGGCGATGGCGGTAGCGCTCGCCATGCGCGTACCGGTCAAGCTGAACGTGCTGAAGGACCGTGCCAATCTCGTGCGCGAGACGAGCGATGGCTGGATCGAGAACGTCTACCGCCTGCAGATCATGAACACCGCCGAGTCCGGGCACCAGTTTGCGATGTCGGTGCAGGGCTTGCCGGGTGTGCGGCTGGTCGCTGATCCGCCCGTCGTCACCGTGGCTGGGGCCGCGTCGCTCATCGTGCCGGTCAGCGTGCAGGTCGATCCAGCCGCCGTTGCGGCCGGTTCACACCGCATCGACTTCGAGGTGCGCGCAGTCGACAATGAGCGGCTCAGTGCCAGCTCGAACTCGAGCTTCTACGTGCGAGCGCCATGA
- the ccoP gene encoding cytochrome-c oxidase, cbb3-type subunit III, protein MSDFTSGFWSPYIAIVTLVSVIGCAVFLKMTGGKKRVAGEQLTTTGHAWDGLQEWNNPLPMWWTYLFYITVVFSLVYLLLYPGLGSFPGLLGWTSVSQYEREQQLAAKEYDPIYEKFAKMDIPALAENPEAREMGQRLFLAYCYQCHGSDGRGARGFPNLTDGDWLYGGTPEAIRTTIMDGRVGVMPPMIDAVGGAEGVKALANYVREISGQKPFDPVLAAEGKEKFAVCAACHGPDGKGNPALGAPNLTDNVWLYGGSLATISETIAKGRNNQMPPWKDLLGETKVHILAAYVYSLSQQKK, encoded by the coding sequence ATGAGCGACTTCACGAGTGGATTCTGGAGCCCCTACATCGCGATCGTCACGCTCGTGAGCGTGATCGGGTGCGCGGTCTTCCTGAAGATGACCGGCGGCAAGAAGCGCGTCGCGGGCGAGCAGCTCACCACGACCGGTCACGCCTGGGACGGCCTGCAGGAATGGAACAACCCGCTGCCGATGTGGTGGACCTACCTCTTCTATATCACGGTCGTCTTCAGCCTGGTCTATCTGCTCCTCTATCCCGGGCTCGGCTCGTTCCCCGGACTCCTCGGCTGGACCTCGGTGAGTCAGTACGAGCGGGAACAGCAACTCGCCGCGAAGGAATACGATCCGATCTACGAGAAGTTTGCCAAGATGGACATTCCAGCGCTGGCCGAGAACCCCGAGGCACGCGAGATGGGGCAGCGGCTGTTCCTGGCCTATTGTTATCAATGCCATGGCTCCGACGGCCGCGGCGCCAGGGGCTTCCCCAATCTTACCGACGGCGACTGGCTGTACGGCGGGACACCCGAGGCGATTCGGACCACGATCATGGACGGTCGCGTCGGGGTCATGCCACCGATGATCGACGCGGTCGGCGGGGCGGAGGGGGTCAAGGCGCTTGCGAACTACGTGCGAGAGATCTCCGGACAAAAGCCGTTCGACCCGGTGCTCGCAGCGGAGGGAAAGGAGAAGTTCGCGGTCTGTGCCGCGTGCCATGGGCCTGACGGCAAGGGCAACCCAGCGCTAGGGGCGCCGAATCTGACCGACAACGTCTGGCTTTATGGTGGATCGCTCGCGACGATCTCCGAGACCATTGCCAAGGGCCGCAACAATCAGATGCCGCCGTGGAAGGATCTGCTCGGGGAAACGAAGGTACACATTCTGGCCGCTTACGTTTACTCACTGTCTCAGCAGAAGAAATAG